One Acidobacteriota bacterium DNA segment encodes these proteins:
- the nuoK gene encoding NADH-quinone oxidoreductase subunit NuoK, protein MSIPALVLVGFLLFCLGIFGVLARRNFIVVLLSIELIFAGAGLNFVAFSNLWQNLTGQVFTVFLIAVAAGEAAVGLGLLIALYRVKHTANVDEARELKG, encoded by the coding sequence GTGTCCATCCCGGCGCTGGTCCTGGTGGGTTTTCTCCTCTTCTGTCTCGGCATCTTCGGCGTCCTCGCGAGACGGAATTTCATCGTCGTCCTCCTGTCCATCGAATTGATCTTCGCCGGGGCCGGCCTCAACTTCGTGGCCTTTTCGAACCTCTGGCAGAACCTGACGGGACAGGTGTTCACGGTCTTCCTCATCGCCGTGGCCGCCGGGGAAGCGGCCGTGGGCCTCGGGCTCCTCATCGCCCTGTACCGGGTGAAGCACACCGCCAACGTGGACGAAGCCAGGGAGTTGAAGGGATGA
- a CDS encoding NADH-quinone oxidoreductase subunit J, whose translation MTVFMILLAAVIVACALGVVFARSPITAAVSLLVGFLGLAVLYLALRAEFVAAVQVLVYAGGIMVLYLFGIMLVDNQVLRLTRQVHFQAWPAFVLVLALFLWMGHRLYHSEYAASPGGRPAVAATADAEASPQPAPAADNTRRVAKVLYGDFLYPFEAASILLLVAVVGGVFLAKKEV comes from the coding sequence ATGACGGTCTTCATGATCCTGCTCGCGGCGGTCATCGTGGCGTGTGCGCTCGGGGTGGTCTTCGCGCGCAGTCCCATCACGGCCGCCGTTTCGCTCCTGGTGGGCTTTCTCGGCCTGGCGGTCCTGTACCTCGCCCTCCGAGCCGAGTTCGTGGCGGCCGTACAGGTCCTCGTGTACGCCGGCGGCATCATGGTCCTGTACCTCTTCGGCATCATGCTGGTGGACAACCAGGTGCTCCGGTTGACGCGCCAGGTCCACTTCCAGGCCTGGCCGGCCTTCGTGCTCGTCTTGGCGCTCTTCCTCTGGATGGGGCACCGCCTCTACCACAGCGAGTACGCCGCTTCCCCTGGAGGGCGCCCCGCCGTCGCGGCGACCGCCGACGCGGAGGCGTCCCCACAACCCGCTCCGGCGGCGGACAACACGCGCAGGGTCGCCAAGGTCCTCTACGGCGATTTCCTCTATCCCTTCGAGGCGGCCTCCATCCTCCTCCTCGTGGCGGTGGTCGGCGGCGTCTTCCTGGCCAAGAAGGAGGTCTGA